The Streptomyces sp. NBC_01353 genome contains a region encoding:
- the ligA gene encoding NAD-dependent DNA ligase LigA — MAVEQGALPAEAREKHAELAEQVEEHRFRYYVKDQPVISDGEFDRLLRSIEALEEEYPELRTPDSPTQKVSGDYETGLAKVDHRERMYSLDNAFDDAELSAWAERVAKDVGTSTYHFLCELKVDGLAINLTYEKGRLTRAATRGTGVTGEDITPNARTIHGIPDRLSGDRIPDLVEIRGEVYFPMEAFADLNARRVAAGEQPYANPRNSASGSLRQKDPKVTATLPLRMVVHGIGAREGFDIDRLSQAYDLLREWGLPTAQHNRVVGSLDAVREFIAYFGENRHSVEHEIDGVVVKLDEIPLQGRLGSTARAPRWAIAWKYAPEEVNTKLVDIKVGVGRTGRVTPYAQVEPVKVAGSEVEFATLHNQEVVKAKGVLIGDTVVLRKAGDVIPEILGPVADLRDGTEREFVMPAECPACRTPLRAMKEGDIDLRCPNAQTCPAQLRERLFYLAGRECLDIENFGAVAAAALTRPLVPSEPPLVDEGDLFDLTVEQLLPIKAHVLDQDSGLPKRDPKTGEEKVVTVFANQKGEPKKNALAMLANIEAAKARPLARFINGLSIRHVGPVAAQALAREFRSLERIEQATEEELAAVDGVGGIIAAAVKDWFSEEWHREIVRKWRAAGVTFEDEGAGEEQGPRPLEGMTVVVTGTLQNFTRDGAKESLQNLGAKVTGSVSKKTDFVVVGDNPGSKYDKAMQLKVPVLDEDGFAVLLAEGPEAAREAAVPVEG; from the coding sequence GTGGCAGTCGAACAGGGGGCCCTGCCCGCCGAGGCACGGGAGAAGCACGCCGAGCTGGCCGAGCAGGTCGAGGAGCACCGCTTCCGCTACTACGTGAAGGACCAACCCGTCATCAGCGACGGCGAGTTCGACAGGCTCCTGCGCTCCATCGAGGCGTTGGAGGAGGAGTATCCCGAGCTGCGCACGCCGGACTCGCCGACCCAGAAGGTCTCGGGGGACTACGAGACGGGCCTGGCCAAGGTCGACCACCGCGAGCGCATGTACTCGCTGGACAACGCCTTCGACGACGCCGAGCTGTCCGCCTGGGCGGAGCGGGTGGCCAAGGACGTCGGCACGTCCACGTACCACTTCCTGTGCGAGCTCAAGGTCGACGGCCTCGCGATCAACCTGACGTACGAGAAGGGCCGGCTCACCCGGGCCGCCACCCGGGGCACCGGCGTCACCGGTGAGGACATCACGCCCAACGCCCGGACCATCCACGGCATCCCGGACCGGCTGTCCGGCGACCGGATCCCGGACCTGGTGGAGATCCGGGGCGAGGTCTACTTCCCGATGGAGGCCTTCGCCGACCTCAACGCCCGCCGGGTGGCAGCCGGCGAGCAGCCGTACGCGAACCCGCGGAACTCCGCCTCCGGTTCGCTGCGGCAGAAGGACCCGAAGGTCACGGCCACGCTCCCGCTGCGCATGGTGGTCCACGGCATCGGCGCCCGCGAGGGCTTCGACATCGACCGCCTCAGCCAGGCCTACGACCTGCTGCGTGAGTGGGGCCTGCCGACCGCCCAGCACAACCGGGTGGTCGGTTCGCTCGACGCGGTACGGGAGTTCATCGCGTACTTCGGCGAGAACCGGCACTCCGTCGAGCACGAGATCGACGGGGTCGTCGTCAAGCTGGACGAGATCCCGCTCCAGGGCCGGCTCGGCTCCACCGCGCGCGCCCCGCGCTGGGCCATCGCCTGGAAGTACGCGCCGGAGGAGGTCAACACCAAGCTCGTCGACATCAAGGTCGGGGTCGGCCGGACGGGCCGGGTCACTCCGTACGCCCAGGTCGAGCCGGTCAAGGTCGCCGGCTCGGAGGTCGAGTTCGCCACCCTCCACAACCAGGAGGTGGTGAAGGCCAAGGGCGTGCTGATCGGCGACACGGTCGTGCTGCGCAAGGCCGGTGACGTCATTCCGGAGATCCTCGGCCCGGTCGCCGATCTGCGGGACGGCACCGAGCGGGAGTTCGTGATGCCGGCCGAGTGTCCCGCATGCCGGACACCGCTGCGGGCCATGAAGGAGGGCGACATCGATCTGCGCTGCCCCAACGCGCAGACCTGCCCGGCCCAGCTGCGTGAACGTCTCTTCTACCTGGCCGGCCGCGAGTGCCTGGACATCGAGAACTTCGGCGCGGTCGCGGCGGCCGCGCTGACCCGCCCGCTGGTGCCCTCCGAGCCGCCTCTCGTCGACGAGGGCGATCTCTTCGACCTCACCGTCGAGCAGCTCCTTCCCATCAAGGCGCACGTCCTCGACCAGGACAGCGGGCTGCCCAAGCGGGACCCGAAGACCGGCGAGGAGAAGGTCGTCACGGTCTTCGCCAACCAGAAGGGCGAGCCCAAGAAGAACGCGCTCGCGATGCTGGCGAACATCGAGGCGGCCAAGGCGCGGCCGCTCGCCCGGTTCATCAACGGCCTGTCGATCCGCCATGTGGGGCCGGTGGCGGCCCAGGCGCTGGCCCGCGAGTTCCGCTCCCTGGAGCGGATCGAGCAGGCGACCGAGGAGGAGCTGGCGGCCGTCGACGGGGTCGGCGGGATCATCGCGGCCGCGGTGAAGGACTGGTTCTCCGAGGAATGGCACCGGGAGATCGTGCGCAAGTGGCGCGCCGCCGGGGTCACGTTCGAGGACGAGGGCGCCGGCGAGGAGCAGGGGCCGCGTCCGCTGGAGGGAATGACCGTCGTCGTGACCGGCACCCTGCAGAACTTCACCAGGGATGGCGCAAAAGAGTCGCTCCAGAACCTCGGGGCGAAGGTGACCGGTTCCGTTTCGAAGAAGACCGACTTCGTGGTCGTCGGTGACAACCCTGGTTCGAAGTACGACAAGGCGATGCAGCTGAAGGTTCCGGTTCTGGACGAGGACGGCTTTGCGGTGCTGCTCGCAGAGGGTCCCGAGGCCGCTCGGGAGGCGGCGGTCCCGGTAGAGGGTTAG
- a CDS encoding methionine synthase: MSETSEQAEFTWGPATGVGSMPGGDAREAARTVAGSFEDFPFLAELPARGPGADMIGRTIGMLVEMYAHVEPSGWRVSDRPGRDTRRARSWLGEDLDALEEFTQGYGGPLKVQAVGPWTLATALERRGGEAALGDPGACRDLVGSLAEGLRNHLAELHKRVPGARLVLQLDEPSLTSVLRGQVRTASGYRTYRAVDRQVVESALREIIAVHDGPVVVHSCAPDVPFGLLRRAGVAGVSFDFGLLTERDEESIGEAVESGTKLFAGVVSSTDAPLSDPGGSVMGVRTLWRRLGLNPGTLAESVVITPTCGLAGASPAYARAALAHCARAARSLADNPE; this comes from the coding sequence GTGAGCGAGACCAGCGAGCAGGCAGAGTTCACCTGGGGGCCCGCCACCGGCGTCGGCTCCATGCCCGGCGGTGACGCCCGCGAGGCGGCCAGGACGGTCGCGGGCTCCTTCGAGGACTTCCCCTTCCTGGCGGAGCTCCCGGCCCGCGGGCCGGGAGCCGACATGATCGGGCGGACCATCGGGATGCTCGTCGAGATGTACGCGCACGTGGAGCCGAGCGGGTGGCGGGTGAGCGACCGGCCGGGCCGCGACACCCGGCGCGCCCGCTCCTGGCTCGGCGAGGACCTCGACGCCCTGGAGGAGTTCACCCAGGGTTACGGAGGCCCGCTCAAGGTCCAGGCCGTAGGCCCCTGGACGCTCGCCACCGCCCTGGAGCGGCGCGGCGGCGAGGCGGCGCTCGGGGACCCCGGCGCCTGCCGGGACCTCGTGGGCTCCCTCGCCGAGGGGCTGCGCAACCACCTGGCCGAGCTCCACAAGCGGGTCCCCGGCGCCCGGCTCGTCCTCCAGCTCGACGAGCCCTCCCTGACGTCCGTGCTGCGTGGACAGGTCCGTACCGCCAGCGGCTACCGCACCTACCGCGCCGTAGACCGGCAGGTCGTCGAGAGCGCGCTGCGCGAGATCATCGCGGTGCACGACGGCCCGGTCGTCGTGCACTCCTGCGCCCCCGACGTCCCGTTCGGACTGCTGCGCCGTGCCGGCGTCGCCGGGGTCTCGTTCGACTTCGGGCTGCTCACCGAACGTGACGAGGAGTCCATCGGCGAGGCCGTGGAGTCCGGCACGAAGCTCTTCGCGGGCGTGGTGTCCTCCACCGACGCCCCATTGTCGGACCCGGGCGGTAGCGTCATGGGTGTCAGGACGCTGTGGCGCAGGCTGGGGCTGAATCCGGGGACTCTCGCCGAGTCCGTCGTGATCACTCCGACGTGCGGGCTCGCGGGTGCTTCACCGGCATATGCCCGGGCGGCGCTGGCCCACTGCGCCCGGGCGGCGAGATCGCTCGCGGACAACCCTGAGTGA
- a CDS encoding SDR family oxidoreductase produces the protein MVPMATHVITGAGSGIGAAVARRLHARGDELVLHARDAGRAKELAAEFPGARTLVGDLADPDRLSWAFSHQSLPERVDTLLHIAGVVDLGPVGDLTPKTWRHQLNVNLVAPAELTRHFLPQLRVSQGHVVFVNSGAGLNAHAEWSAYAASKHGLKALADSLRHEEHGNGVRVTSVYPGRTASPMQAKVHAQEGKEYDPSRWIDPESVATTIITAVDLPRDAEINDLTVRPGR, from the coding sequence ATGGTGCCCATGGCTACACATGTGATCACCGGGGCAGGTTCCGGCATCGGCGCCGCCGTCGCTCGTCGTCTGCACGCGCGCGGGGACGAGCTCGTGCTCCACGCGCGCGATGCCGGCCGGGCCAAGGAGCTCGCCGCCGAGTTCCCCGGCGCCAGGACCCTTGTCGGAGACCTCGCCGACCCCGACCGGCTCTCCTGGGCGTTCTCGCACCAGAGCCTGCCCGAGCGGGTCGACACCCTTCTGCACATCGCCGGCGTCGTCGACCTCGGGCCGGTCGGCGACCTCACCCCGAAGACCTGGCGCCACCAGCTCAACGTCAACCTCGTCGCCCCCGCGGAGCTGACCCGGCACTTCCTGCCCCAGCTGCGCGTCTCCCAGGGACACGTGGTCTTCGTCAACTCCGGCGCCGGGCTCAACGCCCATGCCGAGTGGAGCGCCTACGCCGCCTCCAAGCACGGTCTGAAGGCGCTCGCCGACTCCCTGCGCCACGAGGAGCACGGCAACGGGGTGCGCGTCACCTCGGTCTACCCGGGGCGGACCGCCAGTCCGATGCAGGCCAAGGTGCACGCGCAGGAGGGCAAGGAGTACGACCCCTCCCGGTGGATCGACCCGGAGTCCGTCGCGACGACGATCATCACGGCCGTCGACCTGCCGCGCGACGCCGAGATCAATGACCTGACAGTCCGTCCGGGACGGTAG
- a CDS encoding TIGR00730 family Rossman fold protein gives MNICVFLSAADLDERYTAPARDFAERLGKDGHTLVWGGSDVGLMKVVADGVEEAGGRLVGVSVDFLAAKARPNADEMIVAKDLAERKALLLAKSDAIVVMVGGTGTLDEATEVLELRKHGKHTKPVVLLNTAGFYDGLKAQFHRMEEEGFLPLPLTDLVFFAEDGVSALAYLEAATSAAAAGGIAAR, from the coding sequence ATGAACATCTGCGTCTTCCTCTCCGCCGCCGACCTCGACGAGCGCTACACCGCCCCTGCCCGCGACTTCGCGGAACGCCTCGGAAAGGACGGCCACACACTGGTGTGGGGCGGCTCCGACGTCGGTCTGATGAAGGTCGTCGCGGACGGCGTGGAGGAGGCGGGCGGCCGGCTCGTCGGTGTCTCGGTCGACTTCCTCGCCGCCAAGGCCCGGCCAAACGCGGACGAGATGATCGTCGCCAAGGACCTCGCCGAGCGGAAGGCGCTGCTTCTGGCCAAGTCCGACGCGATCGTGGTCATGGTCGGCGGCACCGGCACCCTCGACGAGGCCACCGAGGTCCTGGAGTTGAGGAAGCACGGAAAGCACACCAAGCCGGTGGTGCTGCTGAACACGGCCGGGTTCTACGACGGTCTGAAGGCCCAGTTCCACCGCATGGAGGAGGAAGGCTTCCTGCCGCTGCCCCTCACCGACCTGGTGTTCTTCGCGGAGGACGGCGTGTCCGCCCTCGCCTACCTGGAGGCTGCGACATCAGCGGCTGCCGCCGGGGGCATCGCCGCACGGTGA
- a CDS encoding alpha/beta fold hydrolase, with protein sequence MDEVNSTLSRSRGRVTSGDGTRIAYERRGEGQPVILVGGALCTAETEAPLADLLAPRFSVVSYDRRGRGGSGDTGPYTVEREIDDLAALIDEVGGRVIVHGTSSGGALALAAAGAGLPIDRLSVYEPPFSAEAGARETYAAHRRRLMELLDRGQRAAALELFLADAMPPGAPAGMRGGAEWARLEAVAHTLAYDHAVLGDGAVPAKRLRRVHARVLVVDGGASPAWMRRAAHVVSTSLPRGRHRTLTGQTHQVAPHVLAPALEEFFEEE encoded by the coding sequence ATGGACGAGGTGAACAGCACGCTGAGCAGGTCGCGGGGACGGGTCACATCGGGGGACGGCACGCGGATCGCGTACGAGCGGCGCGGGGAGGGACAGCCGGTGATCCTGGTGGGCGGGGCCCTGTGCACCGCCGAGACCGAGGCGCCCCTGGCCGATCTCCTCGCGCCGCGCTTCTCGGTCGTGAGCTACGACCGGCGGGGGCGCGGCGGGAGCGGCGACACCGGCCCGTACACCGTGGAGCGGGAGATCGACGATCTGGCGGCGCTGATCGACGAGGTGGGTGGCCGGGTGATCGTGCACGGCACGTCCTCGGGCGGGGCGCTGGCGCTGGCCGCGGCGGGCGCAGGGCTGCCGATCGACCGCTTGTCGGTCTACGAGCCGCCGTTCTCCGCGGAGGCCGGGGCGCGCGAGACGTACGCCGCGCACCGGCGCCGGCTGATGGAGCTCCTCGACCGGGGGCAGCGGGCGGCGGCGCTCGAACTGTTCCTCGCCGACGCGATGCCGCCGGGGGCGCCGGCCGGGATGCGCGGCGGGGCGGAGTGGGCACGGCTTGAGGCCGTGGCGCACACCCTGGCCTACGACCACGCGGTGCTGGGCGACGGTGCGGTGCCCGCCAAGCGCCTGCGGCGGGTCCACGCGCGCGTGCTGGTGGTCGACGGCGGCGCCAGCCCCGCCTGGATGCGCCGGGCCGCCCATGTCGTCTCGACGTCCCTCCCCCGCGGCCGCCACCGCACCCTGACGGGCCAGACGCACCAGGTGGCACCGCACGTCCTGGCACCGGCTCTGGAGGAGTTCTTCGAGGAGGAGTAG
- the mnmA gene encoding tRNA 2-thiouridine(34) synthase MnmA, translating into MTQTPPQRPLRVLAAMSGGVDSAVAAARAAEAGHDVTGVHLALSANPQSFRTGARGCCTIEDSRDARRAADVIGIPFYVWDLAERFREDVVDDFVAEYEAGRTPNPCLRCNEKIKFAALLDKALALGFDAVCTGHYATVALNEDGSRELHRASDMAKDQSYVLGVLDEKQLAHAMFPLGDTLTTKDEIRAEAERRGLAVAKKPDSHDICFIADGDTQGFLASRLGRAEGDIVDESGTKVGTHEGAYGFTIGQRKGLRIGHPAPDGKPRYVLDISPVNNTVTVGPVEALDVTGLTAIKPRWCGTAPEGSGRYTAQLRAHGGETAVTAALEDGELTVTFDEPVRGVAPGQAIVLYDGTRVVGSATIATTARSTAAAV; encoded by the coding sequence ATGACTCAGACTCCGCCGCAGCGCCCCCTCCGTGTCCTCGCCGCCATGTCCGGCGGAGTGGACTCCGCCGTCGCCGCCGCCCGCGCCGCCGAAGCCGGGCACGACGTGACCGGAGTGCACCTGGCGCTCTCCGCGAACCCGCAGTCGTTCCGTACCGGCGCGCGCGGCTGCTGCACCATCGAGGACTCCCGCGACGCCCGCCGCGCGGCCGACGTCATCGGCATCCCCTTCTACGTCTGGGACCTCGCCGAGCGGTTCCGCGAGGACGTCGTCGACGACTTCGTCGCGGAGTACGAGGCGGGCCGCACCCCCAACCCGTGCCTGCGCTGCAACGAGAAGATCAAGTTCGCGGCGCTGCTCGACAAGGCGCTCGCGCTCGGCTTCGACGCGGTCTGCACCGGCCACTACGCCACCGTCGCGCTCAACGAGGACGGCTCGCGCGAGCTGCACCGGGCGTCCGACATGGCCAAGGACCAGTCGTACGTCCTCGGTGTCCTGGACGAGAAGCAGCTCGCCCACGCGATGTTCCCGCTGGGTGACACCCTCACGACCAAGGACGAGATCCGGGCGGAGGCGGAGCGCCGCGGGCTCGCGGTGGCGAAGAAGCCCGACAGCCATGACATCTGCTTCATCGCCGACGGCGACACCCAGGGCTTCCTGGCCTCCCGGCTGGGCCGGGCGGAGGGCGACATCGTCGACGAGTCGGGTACGAAGGTGGGCACCCACGAGGGTGCGTACGGCTTCACCATCGGACAGCGTAAGGGCCTGCGGATCGGCCACCCGGCGCCGGACGGAAAGCCGCGCTACGTCCTGGACATCTCGCCGGTGAACAACACGGTCACGGTGGGCCCGGTCGAGGCGCTCGACGTCACCGGCCTCACGGCGATCAAGCCCCGCTGGTGCGGCACGGCCCCGGAGGGGTCCGGCCGCTACACCGCCCAGCTGCGCGCCCACGGCGGTGAGACGGCGGTGACGGCCGCCCTGGAGGACGGCGAGCTGACGGTCACCTTCGACGAGCCGGTCCGGGGCGTGGCCCCCGGCCAGGCGATCGTGCTGTACGACGGCACGCGCGTGGTGGGCTCGGCGACGATCGCGACGACGGCACGGAGCACGGCGGCGGCGGTCTGA
- a CDS encoding N-acetylmuramoyl-L-alanine amidase, which translates to MGTDKKRGVGRRAVLLGGGVAVLGTAALARDELARAWWRLPGTEKDRVEGELDHKGADWSAASRANWRRADRPADYTIDRVVIHVVQGSYASALKVFKNPGHGAATHYVVRKDGHVAQMIRELDVAFHAGNRDMNERSVGIEHEGFVDRPQDFTPAMYASSARLTAGICARYAIPVDREHVIGHVEVPGTDHTDPGPHWDWDRYMKLVREASKKVT; encoded by the coding sequence ATGGGGACTGACAAGAAGCGGGGGGTGGGGCGGCGAGCCGTCCTGCTCGGCGGCGGCGTGGCCGTGCTGGGTACGGCGGCGCTGGCCCGCGACGAGCTGGCGCGCGCGTGGTGGCGGCTGCCCGGCACCGAGAAGGACCGGGTGGAGGGCGAGCTCGACCACAAGGGGGCCGACTGGTCGGCCGCGTCCCGGGCGAACTGGCGGCGGGCCGACCGGCCCGCCGACTACACGATCGACCGGGTGGTGATCCATGTCGTCCAGGGCAGTTACGCGAGCGCGCTGAAGGTCTTCAAGAATCCGGGGCACGGCGCCGCCACGCACTACGTCGTCCGTAAGGACGGGCATGTGGCGCAGATGATCCGCGAGCTCGACGTGGCCTTCCACGCCGGGAACCGGGACATGAACGAGCGGAGCGTCGGGATCGAGCACGAGGGCTTCGTCGACCGGCCTCAGGACTTCACGCCGGCGATGTACGCGTCGTCGGCGCGGCTGACGGCCGGGATATGCGCCCGGTACGCCATCCCCGTCGATCGGGAGCACGTCATCGGGCATGTCGAGGTGCCGGGGACCGATCACACGGACCCCGGGCCGCACTGGGACTGGGACCGCTACATGAAGCTCGTACGGGAGGCTTCGAAGAAGGTCACCTGA